In Blautia wexlerae DSM 19850, a single window of DNA contains:
- a CDS encoding 5-formyltetrahydrofolate cyclo-ligase: MESKKDIRKKIFAERKLHTDEQIEAMSRTITDKVTALPAFKNADRILVYADYNHEVVTEYLIKEAWKAGKEVAVPKVVGKDMVFYKLTDFARLEPGYFGIPEPVSGEIVNWSKALMIMPGVAFDRANHRVGYGGGFYDRYLEKHPQLERVAIAFSFQMLPEVPTEPTDICPQIIVTEEEICYLTD, encoded by the coding sequence ATGGAATCAAAAAAAGACATTAGAAAGAAGATTTTCGCAGAAAGAAAGCTGCACACAGATGAACAGATAGAGGCAATGAGCCGCACGATCACTGACAAAGTGACCGCACTTCCTGCATTTAAGAATGCGGACCGCATTCTGGTATATGCAGATTACAACCATGAAGTTGTCACAGAGTATCTTATAAAAGAAGCATGGAAGGCCGGCAAGGAGGTTGCAGTTCCCAAGGTTGTGGGAAAGGATATGGTATTTTATAAGCTGACAGACTTTGCCCGGCTGGAACCCGGATATTTTGGGATTCCTGAGCCTGTATCGGGGGAAATCGTCAACTGGTCAAAGGCTCTTATGATCATGCCGGGAGTGGCTTTTGACAGAGCAAATCACAGAGTCGGATACGGCGGTGGCTTCTATGACCGTTATCTTGAGAAACATCCGCAGCTTGAAAGAGTTGCCATTGCATTTTCTTTTCAGATGTTGCCGGAGGTTCCCACAGAACCTACTGATATCTGTCCGCAGATCATAGTAACAGAAGAGGAGATATGCTATCTTACTGACTGA
- a CDS encoding DUF896 domain-containing protein, with product MEVEKIDRINALAHKAKSVGLTEEEKKERELLRKEYIASVRMNLRAQLDNVDVQQEDGTIINLGEKYGIKKRH from the coding sequence ATGGAAGTTGAGAAAATCGACCGCATTAATGCACTTGCACATAAAGCCAAAAGTGTGGGGCTTACTGAAGAAGAGAAAAAAGAAAGAGAACTGCTGCGCAAGGAATATATTGCATCTGTCCGCATGAACCTTCGCGCTCAGCTGGACAATGTGGATGTTCAGCAGGAAGACGGAACAATCATTAATCTGGGTGAAAAATATGGAATCAAAAAAAGACATTAG
- the proB gene encoding glutamate 5-kinase encodes MNYRERLKDKKRIVIKIGSSSLTHSETGRLNLRKLEVLARELSDLRNQGKDVILVSSGAIATGVAALGMHEKPTELKGKQACAAVGQARLMMIYQKLFSEYNQLSAQILMTKNTMVNNVNRKNAQNTFDELLSLGVIPIVNENDSISTYELQNLEKFGDNDTLSAMVAALVRADLLILLSDIDGLFTDDPNTNPDAKFIDVVENLDDNLLNMGKGTSGSKVGTGGMATKLTAAQIASAAGVDMVIANGADFHIIHKITEGRKYGTLFVSQSKKEVYLIDIIDRLL; translated from the coding sequence ATGAATTACCGGGAACGACTTAAAGATAAAAAACGTATTGTAATTAAGATCGGTTCTTCTTCCCTGACTCATTCGGAGACAGGAAGACTGAACCTTCGCAAACTGGAAGTGCTGGCAAGAGAGCTCAGTGACCTTCGCAATCAGGGAAAAGATGTCATACTGGTTTCTTCAGGAGCTATAGCAACAGGTGTGGCAGCTCTTGGAATGCATGAGAAACCCACAGAACTGAAAGGAAAACAGGCATGTGCAGCAGTAGGACAGGCCAGACTGATGATGATTTATCAGAAACTTTTTTCTGAATATAATCAGCTTTCCGCTCAGATCCTTATGACCAAAAATACTATGGTTAATAATGTTAACCGAAAGAATGCTCAGAATACTTTCGATGAACTGCTCAGCCTGGGAGTGATTCCCATTGTAAACGAGAATGACTCCATTTCCACCTATGAGCTTCAGAATCTGGAGAAATTCGGAGATAATGATACATTGTCTGCAATGGTTGCTGCACTTGTACGGGCAGATCTGCTGATCCTGTTATCAGATATTGATGGTCTTTTTACAGATGATCCCAATACTAATCCTGATGCAAAATTCATTGATGTGGTAGAAAATCTGGATGATAATCTGCTTAACATGGGAAAAGGTACTTCCGGAAGTAAGGTAGGAACCGGCGGAATGGCTACTAAGCTGACAGCAGCACAGATCGCTTCTGCAGCAGGCGTAGATATGGTAATCGCAAACGGAGCCGATTTCCATATTATCCATAAGATCACAGAGGGCCGCAAGTACGGTACGCTGTTTGTAAGCCAGTCCAAAAAAGAAGTTTATCTGATCGATATTATTGACAGACTGTTATAA
- the ybeY gene encoding rRNA maturation RNase YbeY, which yields MNMQIDYETERELGIDYETLAVKVADKVLEMEKCPYDAQVNLVLTDNEEIERVNTEFRDIARPTDVLSFPMIPFETPAGYDIVEEDESYFDLDTDELLLGDIMISVDKVFAQAEEYGHSVTREFCFLVAHSMLHLLGYDHMTPGEAAVMEAKQAKALGELGITR from the coding sequence ATGAACATGCAGATTGATTATGAGACAGAGCGTGAACTGGGGATCGACTATGAGACACTGGCAGTAAAGGTAGCTGACAAGGTTCTTGAAATGGAAAAATGTCCCTATGATGCACAGGTGAATCTTGTACTTACAGATAACGAAGAGATTGAGAGAGTTAATACTGAGTTTCGCGATATCGCAAGACCTACGGATGTTTTATCCTTCCCTATGATTCCTTTTGAGACACCGGCAGGATATGATATTGTGGAGGAAGATGAATCTTACTTTGATCTGGATACAGACGAACTTCTTCTTGGAGATATCATGATCTCAGTTGACAAGGTATTTGCGCAGGCAGAGGAATACGGACACAGTGTGACAAGAGAATTCTGTTTTCTGGTTGCACACAGTATGCTGCATCTGCTGGGATATGACCATATGACTCCCGGGGAAGCGGCAGTCATGGAGGCAAAACAGGCGAAAGCCCTGGGGGAGCTTGGGATTACACGCTGA
- a CDS encoding PhoH family protein, whose translation MAGNIIELHTEVPAELEANVFGQFDEHLKLIERTLNVTVISRDGILKILGNEQNAASAKKLIEELTVLAKRGNTITKQNVNYALSLAMEQRNEVLTEIDKDFICNTIQGRPIKPKTLGQKDYVEQIRKKMIVFGVGPAGTGKTYLAMAMAVTAFRNEEVSRIILTRPAIEAGEKLGFLPGDLQSKVDPYLRPLYDALYQIMGADSFAKNMERGLIEVAPLAYMRGRTLDNAFIILDEAQNTTPAQMKMFLTRIGFGSKVIITGDASQKDLPRDTTSGLDVAMKVLKKIDDIGFCQLTSKDVVRHPLVQQIVQAYDAYEKKQKPERPARRRNGVNER comes from the coding sequence ATGGCTGGCAATATTATTGAATTACACACAGAAGTCCCCGCAGAACTGGAAGCAAATGTATTTGGCCAGTTTGATGAGCATCTTAAGCTAATTGAAAGAACACTGAATGTGACAGTGATCTCCAGAGACGGAATCCTTAAGATACTTGGCAATGAACAGAATGCGGCTTCTGCGAAGAAACTGATAGAAGAACTGACAGTACTTGCAAAAAGAGGCAACACGATCACGAAACAGAATGTCAATTATGCTCTTTCTCTGGCAATGGAGCAGAGAAATGAAGTTCTCACAGAAATAGACAAAGATTTTATCTGTAACACCATACAGGGCAGACCTATCAAGCCCAAAACACTGGGGCAGAAAGATTATGTAGAACAGATACGCAAAAAAATGATCGTGTTCGGTGTAGGTCCTGCCGGTACCGGCAAAACCTATCTGGCGATGGCAATGGCTGTCACAGCCTTCCGAAATGAGGAGGTCAGCAGGATCATCCTGACACGTCCTGCTATTGAGGCCGGTGAGAAGCTGGGATTTCTTCCGGGAGATCTGCAGAGCAAGGTAGATCCTTATCTGAGACCACTCTATGATGCACTGTACCAGATCATGGGAGCGGACAGCTTTGCGAAAAATATGGAGCGCGGCCTGATCGAGGTTGCACCGCTTGCATATATGCGCGGACGTACACTGGATAATGCATTTATCATTCTCGATGAAGCACAGAATACTACTCCGGCACAGATGAAGATGTTCCTGACACGTATCGGATTTGGTTCAAAGGTTATCATCACCGGAGATGCCTCACAGAAAGATCTTCCAAGAGATACCACATCCGGACTTGACGTGGCAATGAAAGTACTGAAAAAAATAGATGACATTGGCTTCTGCCAGCTTACCAGCAAGGATGTTGTCCGTCATCCTCTGGTACAGCAGATCGTACAGGCTTATGATGCCTACGAGAAGAAACAAAAACCTGAAAGACCGGCAAGACGCAGAAACGGGGTAAATGAACGATGA
- a CDS encoding sporulation protein YqfD, whose translation MLKFLKLIYGYVIILVRGENLERFLNLCKSRKVYMEKIRYREDGQLMAQMQAADFFRLRPLRNKTGVHIQIIQRRGMPFFFLRNKKRKAFFTGMILGGILIFFLTGRIWNIHIEGNVRNSTGEILDFLDKQDINHGMSKKKINCSEVAATVRKNFPEITWVSARIEGTRLILNIQEGIIPQKTNSNTSPCNLLADKDGVITDMIVRRGIPVKKPGDSCKKGELLVSGELHIMNDSQEVLRKEYVHADADIFISRQISYYQEFPLKYRTEIPAGKKKKEMYFRFGHWYLGLYPTLHTGQKRITEEIPLRITENFILPVWIGWTETTDYTVKEETYTRKGAEKEAVRRFHQYEKKLLQNGIKISENHITTRLTESLCITGGTLLIIEQTGEKSRIT comes from the coding sequence ATGTTGAAATTTTTGAAATTAATATATGGTTATGTGATCATCCTTGTAAGAGGAGAAAATCTGGAACGCTTTCTGAATCTCTGCAAAAGCAGAAAAGTTTATATGGAAAAGATCCGGTACAGAGAGGACGGCCAGCTTATGGCACAAATGCAGGCCGCTGATTTCTTTCGCCTGAGACCTCTCCGGAATAAAACAGGTGTACATATTCAGATCATACAGAGACGGGGAATGCCCTTCTTTTTTTTAAGGAATAAAAAAAGAAAGGCTTTTTTTACAGGCATGATTCTGGGAGGTATCCTGATATTTTTTTTGACAGGGAGAATCTGGAATATCCACATTGAAGGAAATGTCAGAAACAGTACCGGAGAAATCCTCGATTTTCTGGATAAGCAGGATATAAACCATGGGATGTCCAAAAAAAAGATCAACTGTTCAGAAGTTGCAGCAACTGTACGGAAAAATTTTCCGGAGATTACCTGGGTATCTGCCAGAATAGAAGGAACCCGTCTGATTCTTAATATCCAGGAAGGAATTATCCCCCAAAAAACCAACAGTAATACCTCACCCTGTAATCTGCTCGCAGACAAGGACGGAGTGATCACAGATATGATCGTCCGAAGGGGCATACCGGTAAAAAAGCCCGGGGATTCCTGCAAAAAAGGGGAACTTCTGGTATCCGGGGAACTTCATATCATGAATGACAGTCAGGAAGTCCTGCGAAAGGAATACGTTCATGCAGATGCGGATATTTTTATTTCCAGACAAATTTCCTATTATCAGGAATTTCCATTAAAATACCGTACAGAAATCCCTGCCGGCAAAAAGAAAAAAGAAATGTACTTCCGGTTTGGGCACTGGTATCTGGGATTGTATCCGACATTACATACAGGTCAGAAACGTATCACAGAGGAAATTCCTCTGCGTATCACAGAAAATTTTATACTTCCTGTATGGATCGGATGGACCGAAACTACTGATTATACAGTAAAAGAAGAAACCTATACCAGGAAAGGAGCCGAGAAGGAAGCTGTGCGAAGATTTCATCAATATGAAAAGAAGCTGCTTCAAAATGGCATTAAGATCAGTGAAAATCATATTACTACCAGGCTGACAGAATCTCTGTGCATTACCGGAGGAACCCTGCTTATCATCGAACAGACAGGCGAAAAAAGCCGGATAACATAA
- a CDS encoding YabP/YqfC family sporulation protein: MKKAGQWKNRMVLALELPPDLAYNETIVTLTGQTEAVIENYKSVFKYTPSEIVIQSFCGKVTISGKNLEIRWYNSSAMKVTGSIYDIKAGDSEC; this comes from the coding sequence ATGAAAAAAGCAGGACAATGGAAAAACCGGATGGTGCTGGCATTAGAACTTCCGCCTGATCTGGCATATAATGAAACGATCGTCACACTGACAGGTCAGACGGAAGCTGTTATCGAAAATTATAAATCTGTTTTTAAATATACACCTTCTGAAATTGTGATACAGTCTTTTTGCGGAAAAGTGACCATATCCGGGAAAAATCTTGAAATCCGCTGGTACAATTCCAGTGCAATGAAAGTGACGGGAAGTATTTATGATATAAAAGCGGGTGACAGCGAATGTTGA
- a CDS encoding DUF2284 domain-containing protein produces MNTEKFEEFISQYPIFEYRILDTKDITIQERVRTICQEECERYDSTWACPPAVGTLQECEKKIKSYPQAVFFSSVAEVSDIMNMEEMLSTRRAHEDLTTEVGKYLNKEGYETYILSTESCDICEKCAYKEGKPCRYPDRMHPCLESHGVVVNEIVERESMEYNLGGNTILWFSMVLFR; encoded by the coding sequence ATGAACACAGAAAAATTTGAAGAATTCATTTCACAGTACCCGATTTTTGAATACCGCATACTGGACACAAAAGATATTACAATTCAGGAACGCGTACGCACGATCTGCCAAGAAGAATGCGAACGTTATGATTCTACTTGGGCCTGTCCCCCCGCAGTAGGAACCCTGCAGGAATGTGAAAAAAAAATAAAAAGTTATCCTCAGGCTGTTTTCTTTTCCAGTGTAGCGGAAGTTTCGGATATCATGAACATGGAAGAAATGCTTTCTACAAGACGGGCACACGAGGACCTGACTACAGAGGTGGGAAAATATCTGAATAAAGAAGGGTATGAAACTTATATCCTGTCTACAGAATCCTGTGATATCTGTGAAAAATGTGCCTATAAAGAGGGAAAGCCATGCAGATATCCTGATCGGATGCATCCATGTCTGGAAAGTCATGGTGTAGTAGTAAATGAGATTGTAGAGCGTGAATCTATGGAATATAATCTGGGTGGAAATACAATTCTGTGGTTTTCTATGGTTTTGTTTCGATGA
- the rlmH gene encoding 23S rRNA (pseudouridine(1915)-N(3))-methyltransferase RlmH, with product MEIRIVTVGKIKEKYLCDGIAEYAKRLSRYCKLTFCQVADEKTPDKASEALNTQIKNTEGERLMKHIREQDYVIALAIDGKTPDSVELSQKIEKLGVSGISSIAFVIGGSLGLSESVLKRADYKLSFSRMTFPHQLMQMILLEQIYRSYRIMNHEPYHK from the coding sequence ATGGAAATCCGTATTGTTACAGTTGGAAAGATCAAAGAAAAATATCTATGTGACGGAATCGCAGAATATGCCAAACGGCTGAGCAGATACTGCAAGCTGACTTTCTGTCAGGTAGCAGATGAAAAAACACCGGATAAAGCGTCAGAAGCACTGAACACACAGATTAAAAATACAGAAGGCGAACGTCTGATGAAACATATACGCGAACAGGATTATGTTATCGCACTGGCAATTGACGGAAAAACGCCGGATTCTGTAGAACTCTCTCAAAAAATTGAGAAACTGGGAGTTTCCGGTATCAGTTCCATTGCATTTGTGATCGGAGGTTCCTTAGGACTGAGTGAGAGTGTTCTGAAACGTGCAGATTATAAACTCAGCTTTTCCAGAATGACTTTTCCGCATCAGCTGATGCAGATGATCCTTTTGGAACAGATATACAGAAGCTACCGCATTATGAATCACGAACCCTACCATAAATGA
- a CDS encoding chitobiase/beta-hexosaminidase C-terminal domain-containing protein yields the protein MKCPKCHKEVEKGSLYCPYCLAEIPWVREFSTVETLMKKEQQNRPSEKKQKTEIIKYFKHPKRRKLKFSRKQLLCLLLCAATLLGFFCYRQLNTFSALYSRAKKQYAQQNYEEAQRIAENALDKNPKNEAANLLLAKSMEKSGDKRSALLVLRPFIQNKTAGTGIYKEYVKLLTQEGKTNEVRLILKSADREVQNACAEYICETPVSNPAPGTYTTTQTLKLEGNCQKIYYTLDGSTPTRKSKVYTEPIILREGTSELKAFGVNDKNIESDVISRKYVIVLNAPKAPKVTPKSGDYNKKTEIKITVPDGCKAYYAFDSEPDLNSTVYEQPISMPVGYHRLNVILVAANGKTSKMTAMEYYLQY from the coding sequence ATGAAATGTCCTAAATGTCATAAAGAGGTGGAAAAAGGCTCTCTGTACTGCCCCTACTGCCTTGCGGAGATACCCTGGGTAAGAGAATTCAGCACAGTGGAAACTCTGATGAAAAAGGAGCAGCAGAACCGCCCATCCGAAAAAAAACAGAAAACAGAAATTATAAAATATTTCAAACATCCAAAAAGAAGAAAGCTGAAATTCAGCAGAAAACAGCTTCTATGTCTGCTTCTGTGTGCGGCGACACTGCTGGGGTTCTTTTGTTATCGACAGTTAAATACTTTTTCTGCCTTATATTCCAGAGCAAAAAAACAATATGCACAGCAAAACTATGAAGAAGCACAGCGGATTGCAGAAAATGCTCTGGATAAAAATCCCAAAAATGAAGCCGCCAATCTTCTTCTGGCCAAAAGTATGGAGAAATCAGGCGATAAACGATCTGCACTTCTTGTTTTGCGCCCGTTTATCCAGAACAAAACTGCGGGAACAGGAATATATAAAGAGTATGTGAAGCTTCTTACACAGGAGGGAAAGACCAACGAAGTCAGACTGATCCTGAAATCTGCTGACAGAGAGGTGCAGAATGCCTGCGCAGAATATATCTGCGAAACACCTGTATCAAATCCTGCCCCCGGAACCTATACTACAACGCAGACTCTGAAACTGGAAGGTAACTGCCAAAAGATTTATTACACATTAGATGGAAGCACACCTACCAGAAAGAGTAAAGTATATACAGAACCTATTATTCTGAGGGAAGGCACAAGTGAATTAAAAGCCTTTGGTGTAAATGATAAAAACATCGAAAGTGATGTGATCAGCAGAAAGTATGTGATTGTTTTAAATGCACCGAAAGCCCCTAAGGTAACACCTAAATCAGGGGATTACAATAAAAAAACAGAGATTAAGATCACTGTTCCGGATGGATGTAAGGCATATTATGCATTTGATTCTGAACCGGATCTTAACAGTACTGTTTATGAACAGCCAATCTCCATGCCTGTGGGTTACCATAGGCTGAATGTTATTCTTGTTGCAGCAAATGGCAAGACCAGTAAAATGACTGCTATGGAATATTATCTGCAGTACTAA
- a CDS encoding FtsK/SpoIIIE family DNA translocase encodes MAASKSKNTGHSGRNTKKKTAMEQEVGRFQTEIILFVILAACVILMASNFGAGGFVGDAISNFCFGLMGLMAYLFPIVFFLESAFILINKTNRLAYKKLAAAFVMFLFLCGAAQLLTDGYMQSTTLLDYYALSADYKTGGGLIGGAICISVTSAFGTIGGYVIIILAFVVCMIIITQRSLLDFVTRLVIKVCDFVKDRHMRYMQGQPERERYREERARERQLIREQRCEERVRRLEEEIGDDEFSDDDFLMDPSEAKKMKKGGFLEGTKLAGYSEQKPKKKGKLLKKAADTDKAAAETAEAAENTENTGIKSSDDADNKPYIDAPMNFEIHRADTSPDTYEADNESQQQEDLPFEDAVTDRKKSVVSEPEEDLPPFQDEKAVRPPSKNPKSSEKEIQSGIVNIQHEITRQEAAVKKEYKFPALNLLKKGSSKAQGDSDAYLRKTAKKLQEVLHNFGVNVTVTNVSCGPTVTRYELQPEMGVKVSKIVGLADDIKLNLATPDIRIEAPIPGKAAVGIEVPNKENSTVMLRDLLQSEEFQKAKSKLSFAVGKDIAGKTVVADIAKMPHLLIAGATGSGKSVCINTLIISILYKANPDEVKLIMIDPKVVELSVYNGIPHLFIPVVTDPKKAAGALNWAVQEMTNRYNTFAEYGVRNLDEYNRKAEQIKAAGAEEEPVKMPQIVIIVDELADLMMVAPGEVEDAICRLAQLARAAGIHLIIATQRPSVNVITGLIKANMPSRIAFSVSSGVDSRTILDMNGAEKLLGKGDMLFYPQGYQKPARLQGAFVSDDEVSAVVEFLADKNPGVQYNQQIEQQVNSPVTTGMSGDERDIHFEEAGKFIIEKEKASIGMLQRMFKIGFNRAARIMDQLCDAGVVGPEEGTKPRKVLMSMEEFQNYLENQ; translated from the coding sequence ATGGCAGCATCAAAGAGTAAGAATACCGGGCATTCGGGAAGAAATACAAAAAAGAAGACAGCAATGGAACAGGAAGTCGGCAGATTTCAGACAGAAATCATATTATTTGTGATTTTGGCCGCATGTGTGATCCTGATGGCAAGCAATTTTGGAGCAGGTGGTTTTGTGGGAGATGCGATCAGTAATTTCTGTTTCGGACTGATGGGATTGATGGCATATCTGTTTCCAATCGTATTTTTCCTTGAATCAGCATTTATTCTGATCAATAAAACAAACCGGCTGGCATATAAGAAACTTGCAGCGGCGTTTGTGATGTTTCTGTTTCTGTGTGGGGCAGCGCAGCTTCTCACAGACGGATATATGCAGAGTACAACTTTGCTGGATTATTATGCTTTAAGCGCAGATTATAAAACAGGCGGTGGTCTGATCGGAGGAGCGATCTGTATTTCTGTCACATCTGCTTTTGGAACTATCGGCGGATATGTGATCATTATACTGGCATTTGTTGTATGTATGATCATTATCACACAGCGCTCTCTGCTTGATTTTGTAACGCGGCTGGTTATAAAGGTGTGTGATTTTGTAAAAGACAGACATATGCGCTATATGCAGGGGCAGCCTGAACGTGAGCGATATAGAGAAGAACGTGCCAGAGAACGTCAGCTTATAAGAGAACAGCGGTGTGAAGAAAGAGTCCGCAGACTGGAGGAAGAAATTGGCGATGATGAATTTTCAGATGATGACTTTCTCATGGATCCTTCGGAAGCAAAAAAAATGAAAAAAGGCGGCTTTCTGGAAGGAACCAAGCTGGCAGGCTATTCTGAACAGAAGCCAAAGAAAAAGGGGAAACTTCTGAAAAAAGCAGCAGATACAGATAAAGCAGCAGCAGAAACAGCCGAAGCTGCGGAGAATACCGAGAACACAGGGATTAAATCCTCTGATGATGCGGATAATAAACCATACATCGATGCTCCGATGAATTTTGAGATTCACAGAGCGGATACATCCCCGGATACATACGAGGCAGATAATGAATCACAACAGCAGGAAGACCTTCCATTTGAAGATGCTGTCACTGACCGGAAGAAATCTGTGGTTTCAGAACCGGAGGAAGATCTGCCCCCTTTTCAGGATGAGAAGGCAGTGCGGCCGCCTTCGAAAAACCCCAAATCTTCTGAAAAGGAGATACAGAGCGGAATTGTAAACATTCAGCATGAGATCACCCGACAGGAAGCAGCCGTAAAAAAAGAATATAAATTTCCAGCCTTAAATCTGCTGAAGAAAGGAAGCAGCAAAGCTCAGGGGGATTCTGATGCCTATCTGCGTAAGACTGCAAAAAAACTCCAGGAAGTACTTCACAATTTCGGCGTGAACGTGACTGTCACTAATGTGAGCTGCGGACCAACAGTTACCCGTTATGAACTTCAGCCCGAGATGGGAGTGAAGGTCAGCAAAATTGTAGGTCTTGCAGATGACATCAAACTGAATCTTGCCACTCCTGATATCCGTATTGAAGCACCGATCCCCGGCAAAGCAGCAGTGGGCATTGAGGTTCCCAATAAAGAGAACAGTACGGTTATGCTCAGAGATCTGCTCCAGTCAGAAGAATTTCAGAAGGCAAAATCCAAACTTTCTTTTGCAGTAGGAAAGGATATTGCAGGTAAGACTGTAGTTGCGGATATTGCCAAAATGCCACATCTTCTCATCGCAGGTGCAACCGGTTCAGGCAAATCAGTATGTATCAATACACTTATTATCAGTATCCTGTACAAGGCAAATCCGGATGAAGTAAAGCTTATCATGATCGATCCTAAAGTAGTAGAGCTCAGTGTGTATAATGGAATTCCACATTTGTTTATTCCGGTTGTGACAGATCCGAAGAAAGCAGCAGGCGCATTAAACTGGGCAGTACAGGAGATGACAAACCGTTACAATACATTTGCGGAGTACGGTGTCCGTAATCTGGATGAATATAATAGAAAAGCAGAGCAGATCAAGGCGGCAGGAGCTGAAGAAGAACCTGTAAAAATGCCGCAGATCGTGATCATCGTGGATGAGCTTGCAGACCTTATGATGGTTGCGCCCGGAGAGGTGGAGGATGCTATCTGTCGCCTGGCCCAGCTTGCACGTGCGGCAGGTATCCATCTGATCATTGCCACACAGAGACCGTCTGTAAATGTTATCACCGGTCTGATCAAGGCGAATATGCCTTCCAGAATTGCTTTCTCTGTATCTTCCGGTGTGGATTCCAGGACAATTCTGGATATGAACGGAGCCGAGAAGCTTCTTGGAAAAGGTGATATGCTCTTTTATCCTCAGGGATATCAGAAGCCTGCAAGACTTCAGGGTGCATTTGTATCTGATGATGAGGTAAGTGCTGTGGTTGAATTTCTTGCAGATAAAAATCCGGGTGTCCAGTATAACCAACAGATCGAGCAGCAGGTAAATTCTCCTGTAACAACAGGTATGTCCGGAGATGAAAGGGACATCCATTTTGAAGAAGCAGGTAAGTTTATCATAGAGAAAGAGAAAGCTTCTATTGGCATGCTGCAGAGAATGTTTAAGATTGGTTTCAACAGAGCGGCAAGAATCATGGATCAGCTCTGCGACGCAGGTGTAGTGGGACCGGAAGAGGGAACAAAACCGAGAAAAGTTCTTATGTCTATGGAGGAGTTTCAGAATTATCTGGAAAATCAGTAA
- a CDS encoding undecaprenyl-diphosphate phosphatase translates to MEKQKGISSMIVVYLIFLAVIQAVTEFLPVSSLGHLCILEQYMGIGHETGLLSETMLHLGSAAAIIFLFRKDLKKIGLGLLGMFMDMIGNLNLYIHNKKTGESLGYARIVTGTYRKTGALLVISMIPTALLGLTGKRLALLAADSQIVPGIGFLLTGVFLLVTDLNKSGGKKGPREASYDSAMWIGICQGLAVFPGISRMGFTLCAALLCGYNRKFAVRFSVFMSLPAIIGAFFTEIGNFGASEMTAGLGFTYVFAMIIAGFAGCLVIRNTIAMTQNVKLRYFAYYSFIVGIITLALNFAL, encoded by the coding sequence TTGGAGAAACAAAAAGGAATCAGTTCTATGATCGTTGTATATTTGATATTTTTGGCTGTCATTCAGGCTGTGACGGAATTTCTTCCTGTCAGCAGCCTGGGACATTTATGCATATTGGAACAATATATGGGAATCGGTCACGAAACCGGATTGCTGTCAGAAACGATGCTCCATCTTGGAAGTGCGGCAGCAATTATATTTTTGTTCCGCAAAGATTTAAAAAAAATCGGACTGGGACTTCTGGGGATGTTTATGGATATGATCGGTAATCTGAATCTATATATCCATAACAAGAAGACAGGGGAAAGTTTGGGCTATGCCAGAATAGTCACCGGAACATATCGGAAAACAGGTGCACTTCTTGTGATTTCCATGATCCCAACAGCACTTCTGGGACTTACAGGAAAACGGCTGGCTCTTCTGGCCGCGGACTCTCAGATTGTTCCGGGAATCGGATTTTTACTTACAGGCGTATTTCTTCTGGTAACAGATCTGAATAAATCCGGTGGAAAAAAGGGACCGAGAGAGGCTTCTTATGACAGCGCCATGTGGATTGGAATTTGTCAGGGGCTTGCTGTCTTTCCGGGGATTTCCAGAATGGGATTTACGTTATGTGCTGCACTGTTATGCGGATATAACCGCAAATTTGCGGTTCGTTTTTCTGTTTTTATGAGTCTGCCTGCTATCATAGGTGCTTTTTTTACGGAAATCGGAAATTTTGGTGCTTCTGAAATGACGGCAGGACTTGGGTTTACCTATGTATTTGCAATGATCATCGCCGGTTTTGCGGGATGTCTTGTTATCCGAAATACAATAGCCATGACTCAGAATGTAAAATTACGCTATTTTGCATATTATTCATTTATAGTCGGTATTATTACACTGGCATTAAATTTTGCCCTGTAA